The Funiculus sociatus GB2-C1 sequence AGTTAATGATTCTTTCGCCAACGCTTGCGTCATCTGAGGAAATCTTTGGGAGTAGGAATCCAAGTGTTCACAAGCGATCGCATCTGGCAAGATAAGGAGAAGTATCGCATTCACAAAGGTCATCACTTGCTATGCGTTTGAAGCGAATCTTTGGCTTTTTGGTGTTGTGTGTGGGTGTTAGCAGCGTCTTCATCTGGAGAGAGAGCCAATTGGCACCCGTCTCGCAAGCTGAACCTGCACCACTGTCGGAGGAGGTTCTAGCACAGAAAGATGTGCCGTATGTGCCAACGCCTAAAGAGGTGGTAACAAAAATGTTGCAACTGGCGAGTGTTACCAAAGATGATGTCGTCTACGATCTCGGTTCTGGCGATGGAAGACTGGTTATCGAAGCGGCGAAACTCGGCGCGAAGGGTGTTGGTGTAGAGCTTAACACGCGGCTAGTTGTGGAGAGTAGGGAAAATGCTATATCGGCGGGTGTAAGAGATCGCGTCAGGTTTATTGAGCAAGATTTATTCAAAACTGACCTCACCCCAGCTACAGTAATCACACTTTACCTGTTGCCTAAAGTTAATTTGCAGCTGCGACCTACTTTACTCCAACTCAAACCGGGGACGCGCCTTGTCTCCCACCAGTTCGATATGAGGGAATGGAAACCGGATCAAACTGAACTGGTGCAGGTAGGTTCGCGTCCGCACCTGGTTTACTACTGGGTGGTTCCAGCACAAGTATCGGGAACTTGGGAATGGAATATGCCAACGGCTTCTGGTGAAGAACGTTACAAGCTGCAATTAACCCAAGAGTTCCAGCGAGTCAAGGGAACCCTAAGTATAGGCGATCGCATAATCAAGTTAACTGATGCCAAGTTAACAGGTGATCGTCTCAGCTTCAAGACCGTCGAGTCGGTGAATGGAACTGAGGTAACAATGCAGTTTGATGGGAAAATTCAGGAGGATGCGATCGCGGGTAGTGTCGATTTGGGTGGCAATCAAGCACAGCGCCGCGATTGGGTAGCTAAGCGTCAATCATAGGCGCGATTTTTAGTTCAATGCGTCAACCTGTAGGTGTTAAAATTCACCAAAGCTAAAAAATGGCTGAATCCTTCTGTGTGTAAGGATTTAACTGATGCAATCTAATTTTACGGTTGACGCATCTGCTGTATTGCTCTCGTACCAAGCTTTTTAGGCGTTTTCACTAAATGAGATTCTTGCCTAATCCGCGCCAGGATGATAATATTCCACAGGTTGACGCAATTGCACCTCGAAAACTACATACAGTAAGTTTTTCAGATATCGGCAGGCCGGAAAACTCCTAAATCCCTATCAGGGATTGAAACTTCCTGTCGGTTGTGGTTCAGGTTCTCAGGTAGGGCAACTTAGCT is a genomic window containing:
- a CDS encoding methyltransferase domain-containing protein, with translation MRLKRIFGFLVLCVGVSSVFIWRESQLAPVSQAEPAPLSEEVLAQKDVPYVPTPKEVVTKMLQLASVTKDDVVYDLGSGDGRLVIEAAKLGAKGVGVELNTRLVVESRENAISAGVRDRVRFIEQDLFKTDLTPATVITLYLLPKVNLQLRPTLLQLKPGTRLVSHQFDMREWKPDQTELVQVGSRPHLVYYWVVPAQVSGTWEWNMPTASGEERYKLQLTQEFQRVKGTLSIGDRIIKLTDAKLTGDRLSFKTVESVNGTEVTMQFDGKIQEDAIAGSVDLGGNQAQRRDWVAKRQS